A genomic region of Pelodiscus sinensis isolate JC-2024 chromosome 19, ASM4963464v1, whole genome shotgun sequence contains the following coding sequences:
- the LOC142819069 gene encoding cocaine- and amphetamine-regulated transcript protein-like, giving the protein MASSRLCLLCLLCLLAAAQESLGPRAADSPGPGEKELIDALQEVLEKLKTERLPAVEKKLGSVPSCDAGEPCAVRRGARIGRLCSCPRRTACNSHILKCL; this is encoded by the exons ATGGCCAGCTCCCGGCTCTGCCTGCTCTGCCTGCTCTGCCTGCTGGCCGCCGCCCAGGAGAGCCTGGGGCCCCGGGCCGCGGACAGCCCCgggccaggggagaaggagctg ATCGACGCGCTGCAGGAGGTGCTGGAGAAGCTGAAGACGGAGCGGCTGCCCGCCGTGGAGAAGAAGCTTGGCTCAGTGCCCTCG TGCGACGCTGGAGAGCCGTGCGCCGTGCGGAGAGGGGCCCGGATTGGGAGACTCTGCAGCTGCCCCCGCCGGACGGCCTGCAACTCGCACATCCTCAAGTGCCTGTGA